One window from the genome of Candidatus Chlorohelix allophototropha encodes:
- a CDS encoding YezD family protein yields the protein MQEEQTANNHNSLNNLNPQEAEVLVQILHSLRQIKYGYIQITIQDARVVQIDRTEKQRINCK from the coding sequence TTGCAAGAAGAACAAACAGCTAATAATCACAATAGCCTGAATAACCTAAACCCTCAAGAGGCTGAAGTGCTGGTACAAATATTGCACTCTCTTAGGCAAATTAAATATGGCTATATCCAGATTACAATTCAAGATGCCAGGGTAGTACAAATTGATCGCACCGAAAAACAGCGTATCAATTGTAAGTAA